The Panicum virgatum strain AP13 chromosome 3N, P.virgatum_v5, whole genome shotgun sequence genome includes the window ACGCACCAGACGCCATCATCGCCAATCCGAAGCATCGGACATGGTTTTCACCAGGGATCCATCCCCATGCCAAGGGCCACCGAGAGCTGAACATGAAGCACCGCAGCCATGCCTAGGAACACGCCGATCAGGGAGGAGGGGTCATCGGGCTGGGCCGGCAGAGGGGCATGAAGATGTCCCGTGACGACACCCCCAGCAGGGACATGACACACtaggcgccatcgtcgccggtCCGGAGTGCCGAACATGATTTTCACCGGGGAACAACCTCCATGTCCAGACCATAGAGGCCAGGTCAACCCATCTTGGCAGACGCCACCGGGGGAGGGTGAGCCCCGTCGGTGGCCAGTGCAAGGGCGCCGACGCGGCAGGCCCGGAGGCGGTGGCTGTCCCAGATATGTGGAGCACAACGGCACCGGCCCCGGTCGGCAGAGGCCTGGACCACCTCCAGCCGGCAGCCACCGCCCCATAGACCACCTGGCCAAGTGGAACGCAGATCCAGGCCAAAGGAGACCAGATCAGGAGCGCGGAAGTCGGGACGACAACGAGTAGCCCCACCCCCGACCGGTGCCTCCACCATCGACGAGAGGGCTCCCTCGGCTAGGGGAGCACAGATCCGGGGTTGTGGTGGGTGGATTCGGCGAGCAGTAGCCGGAAATCGGAGTACTACGACGAGTCGGCGACCTAGGGTTGGAAGGGGGCGAGTGGCGTATGAGCGAGCAGGatgaagagggagagggggagcgCGACGCGGGGGCTGgtttcagcgccgccgccggagctcaggAGGTGGGGGGTCGAGGTGGCTCACGGTGTCGCACCCAAATCGCCATGGAGGGCGACGTGGGGGTAAGGGAGGCCTTTCCAAAGTCACTGCGAATCCTTGGCTATTTTTATCATAGTCATAACCTAGATCTGTTTTGTTAAGAAAAAAATTGTAGTTGTCAACGAGCCGTCAGAAACCTTAATTACCTCGGAGCCTATACCAGATAGCCGCAGCAATATATAATGCCGCGCGGCGCGGATTCGTTTTGTTAAGAAAAATACTGTAGTTGTGAACAATGCATGTCCCCGGCGGCGAGTTTGGAGCAACGAGAGGCAATGCACAATTAATATCCTAGTGGCTGTCCGTTGCTGTCATGCGGCGTCGTACGTACGCCTCCCGTTCCGTTCCGGCCGGATACAGACGGATAGAAAATTGCAAGAGCGAGCTAGCTAGCGCTTTGGTATtggtttttttagattaattagattcatGTCATTACAATTTTGCAAGTTCTCTGATCTACCACTACAATTCATCTATTCTGAAATTTaccattgtaatttttcgtCTACCTGATCCATGTCATTTTCTACGTCTTTTAGATGACTAGGCCCAATATCATACCACTGTTTACGTAAGCATCTTGTGTATGGACCAAAGTACCCCTCAGCTTCTCTCTTCCTCCACTCGCTGACATGTGAACCCCACATGTCAGCTTCTGCTTTAACCTTCGGCCATCCTTTCTTCCCCACCTCCCTCCGGCGCCCACCACCAACGCGAAGCTCCCCGTTCCTGACGCGAGCAGATCGGGTTTCCTACTCCTCACTGCACCATCCCTCTGACGCTCGACGCCGACTCCACCACCACAAGCAGCGCGGCAGCGCCTCGGGCACGGCAGCGCCAACCTCTGAACGCATGATGCCGCCATAGCCACAGAGATCGGGCGCCACGCAGTGGTAGCCCCATGCGACCAGGTGCTGCATCCGGAAGCGCCACGAGTACCAGAGCTCCGGGAAGCCATGCAGGAACACCACCACCGCCCGCGGGCTCCGCCACCATCGCTGTCTGCTGCCTCTAGCTTCTATTTATGGTGGAGCCTGGCGTCCTTGCTTTTGCTTGGGAAGGGGAGGAAACCAAGAGAGTGTGAACGTGCGGAGGGGGGCGGCCGGGCGAGCCCCCTACACCTCGGGACTGGCTGCAGCGCCACAACGGCGAAGGACTCGAAGCTCTCGAACCCAGAGGTCGCGGCTGCGGTCGAGGACGCGGCGGCTTCATCTCGTAGCAGGAGCGTGGATGTGGAGAGCAGTGTGGAGCGCTGAGCGTTAGCCCCCGAGATGGCCCTCCGCTACAGCGGCCGCCTTGGCGTCGGCAACCAAGTCGAGACCGGTGGCTGCATGGTGGAGGATGGCTGGAGGTTGAAGGAGGAGCTGCATGTAGGCTCCATATGTCAGCGAGTGGAGGTAGGGAGAAACAGTAAGGGTACTTTATGGTCCATACAAAAGATGCATACGTGTATAGTGGTCTGACAGTGGACCTAGATATCCAAAAGACGTAGAAAATGGCATGGATCATGTAGATAAAGAATTATAATGGTAAGTTTCAGAATAGATGAATTGTAGTGCTAGATTAGAGAAGTTGAAAAATTACAATGGCACGGATACAATTAACCCTTTTTTTCTAAGCTTATCGCGGTCAATGTACGAAATGGTACGATCTGAGGGAGGCACATGCGCTGGGCTTAAACTACGTACAAGCACTACAGGGAACGCCAACTTGGCGATTTGAATAAGCATTCGTTCCAGCTACTGAATCTTCTCAAAAAGCATTCGCTGGAGAGAGAGATCAGATGATGGACGCTCCGGGCAAACTTAGTAATTAATTAGATCTTCAGCATGGATCGGAAAATGAATGAATTCCGATCGATCTCAGTACCTCACCAGGCCGTGAATCGACTACAAAAAGTTGGAATGTTCGATCGACGACCTCTATTGTAACCTCACCAATACTTGCATATATAGCCAATACCGGCCAAGCAAATTGTACTGCTTCAGTGCTTCTATGAATCTACACCTAAAGCGCTAGATATTAGCTCACACTGTGAAAATGCCAGCTAGTAGGAGTACAGACTACAGAGGTAAGAAAATAAGAAACGAAATGTCTCAAAAGAAAAGGGCGAATCTCCCGCGTATAAGGCAAATTAAAGCAAGCAACAAGTGATCAATGTGCTGCTTGCATCAGCAGCCTGGCCAATCCACGGATAGCCTGCTAAAAAACtgatcgccggcggccggtTAGGTTGTCACACCGGAGAATCCGAAACCGCGTCCGTACTCAGATCCGTACCGTGCGCAGGACGCGACGGCTGGCCCGTCGTCGTGGCAGCAGGCTCCGCCGCCCCCGGGTCGTCGTCtgcggcgaggacggtggcgcggCAGAGCGGGCAGGTGGTGTGGAAGCGAAACCACGCGTCGACGCAGCGCGCGTGGAACCGGTGCCCGCACCGCGGCAGcaggcggccctcctcgccgtcggccaGCTCCGCGATGCAGATCGAGCactccgccgacgccgcgccgccgccgccggaggaggaggaggacgagcgcGCGACGAAGACGGGCAGCGCGGTGATGGCGCGCTCCACCTCCCGCCGGTCCCGGGCCTTGGGCGACGCCGGCAGCGACgaggccgcggaggaggaggaggacgccgcctcgccgtcaacgccgctgccgccgccgcgcgcgcgggagAAGAAGCGCCAGAAGTAGGCGtagacgaggaggacgaggaacACGTTGAGCGCGACCAGGCACGCCGTCAGCAGCCGCCCGTGCGGCTGCCAGCGGACGCcggacccgccgccggcgcccgcgctcGGGGTGGGGCCCAGGTGGTCCTGATGATCCATGCCGCcccgctccgcccgcccgccgtagGATCGATCGGTCGGCCAAGAAATTAGAGAACTGAATGGAAGGTTGCGGCGGGTAGGGATCGATCCAGTCCAGCTAGCTAGGAGTGGCGATGGACGGGATGGAGATGGATGGGACGTGGAGGCGTGGGTTTGTTTATACTCCTCCAACAGCGGCGCGTAATAAGTTGAGTTGGAGGCGGCGGTTGCTCGTTAACCGGCTCTTCCGCTCCCCTGCGGCGTATGAGTTATGAccagggttaacaatttcggcgaaatttcggaaaatttttcgtttccgctagttaccgggatccgaaatttcggtatttttcggtatatttcgttttcaaattcaaaattcaacaaatttcgaccgaaatttaacgaaattcgccgaaatttatcgaaatttcggaacggaattccgtttccgctaaacaccgggatttgaccggaaaacgaaatggttaactcTGGTTATGACTAGGCCGGCGTCCAGGCGATgccacgccggccggccgcccgcgATAGGAGTAGCTAGGACCGGATGCTCGGCTCCGCTTTGGGGGCTCGGGCGCTGGCTCTTGGCGACGCTGCAAGGGCGGCCGCAGCCGCGCGGAAGAAAAAAATCACGGAGCggatcagaaattcagaagtcaGAACGGAATGATCGAGGAGCTTACGCTGCGTATACCATGCGTGCATCTATCTGGCCGGGGAGAAAAAGGGGAGAGGCCAGCCAGAGGATCTGCCGCCTAGTGGCCACTATATTTTGTCCTCTCGGCCGGTGATGGCGTGCCGCAGCGTTTCCGGCGCCGCTGGTCGACGCGAGCCCGGACGGACTCCGGATTGGATTTCCGCCCACAGGGTTGGAAGCTTGCGACGCAACCTTGCCGGCCACTCTCATTCTCTTGCGCCCACAGGTAGATCAATCCACCGGCCCGTTAGCGGTGGTTTACCTCCACAACTTAATGTTACTTTTACAGTTTTATtactatttttaaaaaattacgGGCAAGAGGCTAAGGAGCATATATGTTTTCTCTATGATACGTGTGACACTAGTAAAAATTAATTTTATGGGTGGGGGATGACCGGATGGGGGTTTGAAGCACATTTTGAGGGACGGATATGGTACTCACCTCTAGTTGTCGCAGCTAAAAGTTTATTTGTAGGTGTAGATACATTCCtaaaaatcgatttgtagggacACAGATAAGGCTAAGATCCACCCCTACAAATTAATttcctaaaaataaaaaattagaaaaaaaatcgaAGACAATgaaatgaaaaaagaaaaagttagCCACCACCGCTAGCCCTATACTATCGGgggtaattttttaaaaaaaatatgaactTGCGTAAATTGGGTTTCGAACCGCTTAGCTCTAGCCTCGTGCATACACTCCTCTCCACTACACTACACAGTCACTTGTGACTCTACGATATATGTTATTCCTTTATATTAACTCTAAAATCGAATTGCAGGGGTATGTGTCGCCATCACCtgtccctaaaaatattttactattttattctAAAAATTCATTAAAATCtttaaatataaaaacaaataaaaaagtgaaACTTCTACCTACTCCATAGTTATTGTGAAATGTAAGATATAGAAAAATACCAaatatatttcagtgtatatagAGGTTAAGATTGTGAAGACTTAAAAATATGACTTGACTTGTATGAGATACTGTATAGTCATAGCCACATGTAGGGCAAAACGAGTAAATGATCTTCGGATCCTAAATGGTCTTAAATGAACAATatataaattataaaatattATATATTACCACTACAACTTTGATATGGAACTATTCTACATCCGAGGTTGTTTAgaaacaaatcaaaacttgtagattttgaaactagagaattaataatattttttgaaCTATTAAATGATCTTAAATATAAAAGTTAgaaactataaaattttagatctcgTCGAGCTCTACAATTTTGGTCTGAAATTTGTCTTCATCCAAGATCATATAAGCTATGAATTTTTTTCATGAGACCATTCTTAGGAGCGGATCATGCCATCTCCCACCCTTAGAAATACATTTCGGTGGTGAGTCAATTGTTGCATGCACTAACTCCGCTCCCTTTGTACGAGCGGGTTACCCTTTGACCCACCCCTCGAAGAAAACAAGGCATTCCTACATATCGTTTTGTACTAGTGTGATCCATGATTGACCTCGAAATTCCAGCGAGGGCAACACCACAAGGATTTTACTTACTAATGGTCTTATAAGCTCTTTTTAACTCTCGGGGGACgctaggagaaaaaaaaaagaaatcctaGCAAATTTCCATTAAAATTATAAGGTAGTATATTAACCTATCAATTTGGTACCAGCATTCTTATTATTAAAAACAACATAAAGAAAACCAGTAAATCGACGTCTACATTACCAGTTGTCACTATAAAGAATATACCTCAAAGTATTTCTATATGTGcttctaaattacccacttatgacTCTGTTAGTACAGAAGCAACAATCACATAGATCAATTTTCATTTCGAACGCACAGCTCAAGCTTAAGTTTAATTTCTACTAGGCACATGCTAAGAGCATATGGATAACGATTTAAAAGGAACTGTGGATGGGGATGAAAGAGCATGTGTATAGAACTTTTGACtttgctaaaaatatataaacaaaACAGTTAGAGTAAAGATAAGCAACTTTTAATTGGTTGAAGCCTTTCATCCATAATTGTTCTTTGCTAATTTCGCTTAAAAATACTACCCCGTGCAGAAGCATAAGGTGATGAACTAGTCAAAGTGGAATGGTTATCTATGTTTAGAACTTCATCCTTAGGATAGACAAGGAATGAAAGATCGATTTGCCTTCCCGTGTAACAAGAATAATCAATAGCCCATATAAGGACAGTCTCAGTGGGAAGTGTTATCGTACACTTACCAAGACTAAGAACTTGGTAACTATGATGACACTTTTGTCTCGTCCCATGAaactccccctcctctctctcctcataAATAACTCTGTCGTATCAGCAAAATTATTGATGTTGCATGAtatttaatgctcatgacacTCACATTATACTGATATTAGTATAAGCTAGTAGATTTACAAACTACCAATTATATCTTCCATCCTCACTCTACACAAAAAGAATCCTTTGCTTGCTGCCAATGGATCAGCAGCAGCACTACCACCTCAAATAAACTAGCATGAACAAATTAAATGAAACAGCGTTCGAGCCGTGTTCCGATACAAAGGGCATTATAGTACGTTGAAAGTTTCTGATCGAGTTAAattgtttgcatttttctagcaCGTACATTTTCGCATAAAATCATGGGAAGTCTTAACAAAGGGCGCGGCATTATACTAGGTATTACTACAAATACGATAGGCGATTGATCTCGCTGCTGCTTAATTAGAATATAGGCACCTTGTCAAGTAAAATATTTGAGGTCAATTCTTCGTCCCCTCATCACGACTTCCTCTTCAAGCCAAAGCATAGATTATGTCTCTCGCTCAATATCTTAGAGAGCCACTTGGCATATACAATTGCATTAGTCCACCATGGCAGCTGATTTGGCATCCGAGTCACTGCCGACGTGTCTATACATGACTGGCCGAGCAAACCCTGCAGCGAACCGGGATCGAGAAAGAGATCGCGACGGCATTTGTTTAAGTAGTTTTTTTATTCGCATCCATGAGGATAAAATAATTTCCAGAAGCCTCTGCATGTGACGGTGGATCTGCTAATGACGGCTTTAGTAAACAATTCGTTGCAGACGACGACCATTCTGGAAGCTAAGTGATGATCATATAGAATTGCAGATTTGTTGGCCGGATTGACTATGCCATTTGGGAGGGTTTCAAAATAAATACAGCGACCGAGTTAGGTAGGACGAATCCGTTGgcgcaaataaaaaaataaggagTAATTTTTAATGTCATCCTCCTGCATACTAAACACCCAATTGTTCGTAGtgcactgtttttttttcttttattttgggaGGGGGAGGGGTTATTGGATTTTTATTTCAGAGATTCACAGCCAGAAAGAGAGGAAGGGAATTGCTACGGGAAGACCAAATGCCTATGCAGTGTGAGGTcaattttaaattttgtgtacagattcttcaattttttttatcggAAAAGTCAGCGAACACGGTTCTTTATTTCATGGAAAAATTGCAAAACCATATCTTACTGAGATCCTCGAGTACCCACTTGTACTTGATTTGTTTGCCGAAACCTCCACTACTATAGAAACTGCCTTTACCCTGGTTTCCAACCCTATGTAGCTCTGGTTGTAGCAATCCGAATTTCACACCTCGCGGGAATCGAACCTGAGACCACATGCCTCGCGCCAGTTTTCTGGTCACCCCACCTACGCAACACACATGACTCTACATGGATGcctttcttttgaactaacccGTGGAGAGCTCTTTAGTCCAGGTTTGTAACTGTCAGAGATAGATCTACGCGCCATTGACTACTCGCCGACGCGccatcgactacttcgactactCGCCGACACGCCATCGACTACTTCAACTACTTGTCTCGACTACAAAACTAGTCGGGAGTAGGCCTCACATCATCAGTAACTAGTCGGAATAGACTCCAACTAGTCAGCCTCAATCAAGCTAAGTCACTTATACACTTTTTTCGCAAGTCGACTACTATTTTTGGTACACCTCTTGACGGGTACACCATAATCGACTGCTTTATGCGCAATCCACACTCTCGCCGACTGCTTTGTGCGCAACCCGCACTCTCGCCGACTGTTTTATGCGTGCTACGCATCCTATTTGTCGTCATGCCGACTTCTTTATTTCTGCTTTTGTTGTCTTCTCTTGATTGTCCCTAAAGTACTTGGGTAGATATGCCTTAATCTGTGCAACCTTGACTCTTATATACTTCTATGTTCCTACGCATGCACGTGGCCTCGTTCCCCGCACTATGGACTACGGATGCTGGAGATCAGGTGCACAGGCTAAGTGGCTAACTGACCGGGGGAAATTAAATGCCTAGCAAGAACAAGACACAATAATTTTTTTCATGCATTCTATAATGTTAGGATTCGCTCCCGATCTTTTACGCATTTTATGCAATGCTAGAATTCGCTCCCAACTCGATATCATCAGTTATAACATATTTCCATGTTTTTCTTGTAGGGGATCAGATCTGGAACATGCTGTTGGGTGAGCTTGCCTGGATCGTAAGTTCGGGGGCTGGCGCTGCAGAACTACTTGATCGTTGACTCATGTGGAGGCTGGAGGCGAGAAAAATTCTACACCACATGCCACAAATTTTGGATCCTTTACCAAATCTTGGAATTTAAATTCAAGGCTAGAGGACCGTGAGATATGTGTCATCGATGActtatttttcaaatattttggAAGATAAAGAATAGAAGACTGAAGATTGATTTGATCCTCAGCTTGATTCTATAATTCAACCTAAGGTTTGGGGCTACTTTATATAGAGCGTGAATTCATCGTGCATCATATAAAGGAAGATTTTTTGAGGCTTGATCACCTCACAACCTCGATGTAGCCAAGGAAGTACTCAGAAGATCACTCGAAGCACTCAACGTAGCACTCGAAGACgccttcagaagtactcgatGCCTACAAAACTCGGCTACGAAGCGCTCGGGGGCTTGTTAGAGATAGATTTATGGGTGTCTGCAAGGAAGGAAGAAACCAGAATCCTAGTAGAATTCTTTTGTAATCCTAATAGAACTCTATTTTGTAATCCTCTTAGAACTCCTACCTTGTAACTGACTAGTATCCCACCCCTGGAGTATATAAAGGAGGGCGGGgtatgtcagacccggggcagcgatACTGCTGATAGGCAtaaaatattctagagtaagggacaactcatggatgtaccttatctctcttgtaactacccgaataggcgtagaactagctgcagtacaaagatcCAGCGATCTATCCCCCCAAATAATCTCCTATATTAGGATATCCCTAGGTAGGCTAGTGGTAAAAATACTGATAGTAACACCAACTGGGACTAAAGGATCCTTTTGTCCAGTTGATGGTACCAATTGGGACTAAAGGGTTAGTCCAGGTTGGTGGTCCCAATCGGTACTAAAGAGTTGGGTTCTTTAGTCCCGATTAGAGCCagcaaccgggactaaaaaTAGACTTTTAGTTCCGATTGGTGGCTTCAATCGGGACTAAAGAGCCCTTTCATCCTCTAGACATTGAAACCGGGACTAATGTCCATATTAGTCCTGAGTCCAATATCGGCGGGGACAAATGTAAAGGATCAAATGccctttctgtagtagtgctccctagcaaacacacccttagttGATTTAGACCTTTTTAGCCAAATGTGGATCTGCCAAATGTAGTTTCTATTGAAGTGATACTTTTGAAAGTATGATCTCGACGCTTTTGGTGGATTCTACCAAAAGAAAATTGCCGATGATGAAAGCTTAAAGTTGTTGCAAcaagtttttctttttaaatAAATCATTGCAAAATGATGAATAAGCCTAATCTAAGCAATTAAACATATATGACTGTCTAGATTGGCCTTTTGTGGCTCTACTTTAGTGAAATTGGATGTAGTTAGTTGAGCATTGGCACAGTGAAGTAGTTTTTGAAACAAAACTTAGTAGTAGGTTGCCAAGAAAGGCTTAGAGGGAATCTCACACTACATGTATCATAGGTCTACACAGAGACTGCACTGCTTAAGCGTGGATAGCAAGGTAAGGCACCTTACCAATCACCAGAGAAATGCACTGAATGCATGTCAAGTTTGAAGAAAGCGGGGAATTTAGTGGGGCTTCTTTCCTGTGGTTGCTGGGTCGTATATCAAAGTAGAGCTCAATGTTGGGCCCAATATGTTATAAGATGACAGCCAATCAATACTAGGATCCTATGTATCTACAGGAAGATGCACCTTTTAAAGCCAAGTAAAGCCCAATTAGCAAGAATATAGCCCATCACGTTGTAGGTAGCCACGCCACGTTCTCATCCAGTTTACTTTTTTTGTGGGCCACATTCTATCCCATTAAAACCGTGGTGGCTATGCATCGCTCGCGCTGCAGATTTCCAATCCATCATCTGAAGCAACACAGAGTTTGCTGGTGGACTATATGTTAGATTATTTGGGCCAATTGCAGCACCACATGAGAGGCCCAATATTATATTGTTCTTTGCATATGGTGGGTTTCCATAGTGTGGTGCATTAACCATCAGCAAGTAATTAGATTGCTGAGATTAGCTGCTACGGCTACTTAAAAAATATTACACACtgcatttttcttcttcaaTGATAGTCCTAATGTTTTTCTAAGTGGGCGTTTTCTAAtatcttttttcatttttagctTTTCTTCATGATATGGGgtcttttcctttttaattttattttctttccttttttatttcctctcgctctctctcctcCTTTCCAATATATATTTATTGATTCATAGATTCCTTTCTATTCCAAATAAACTagaattctttttctttttttccttccatGTTTTGTAGAAGGCCACACTTTTTTTACGATATAGATGCATTTTCTTTAATGTAAATTATTTTTCTACATGTAACTAAATT containing:
- the LOC120665749 gene encoding RING-H2 finger protein ATL74-like, with protein sequence MDHQDHLGPTPSAGAGGGSGVRWQPHGRLLTACLVALNVFLVLLVYAYFWRFFSRARGGGSGVDGEAASSSSSAASSLPASPKARDRREVERAITALPVFVARSSSSSSGGGGAASAECSICIAELADGEEGRLLPRCGHRFHARCVDAWFRFHTTCPLCRATVLAADDDPGAAEPAATTTGQPSRPAHGTDLSTDAVSDSPV